A single genomic interval of Amblyomma americanum isolate KBUSLIRL-KWMA chromosome 11, ASM5285725v1, whole genome shotgun sequence harbors:
- the LOC144110596 gene encoding uncharacterized protein LOC144110596 → MDETVDDENVSVEMLIDSMQQEPPSPADDESSMTQAAVSEPPSPPPYESRCKPSALPSPSSPLPAAPSTDHRLQAAPPNSEATEHHHQTQPPNSHHQTPPPNSHQTAKPSRHATQKSLLQDLVNTNRKLCADLRRSRREKMELRRMEMEILRESTATEKQLTDALLKYLEK, encoded by the exons ATGGATGAAACAGTGGATGACGAAAATGTCTCTGTCGAAATG ctAATagacagcatgcagcaggagccaCCGTCACCAGCTGATGACGAGTCGTCGATGACTCAGGCTGCAGTCTCCGAGCCACCTTCGCCACCACCATATGAATCGAGATGCAAACCGTCAGCCCTGCCCTCACCCTCTTCACCTTTACCGGCAGCACCCAGCACAGACCACAGATTACAAGCAGCACCACCAAACAGCGAAGCCACCGAACACCACCACCAaacacaaccaccaaacagcCACCATCAAACACCACCACCAAACAGCCACCAAACAGCGAAGCCAAGcaggcatgccacacaaaagagtCTCTTACAAGACCTTGTCAACACAAATCGCAAGTTGTGCGCCGACCTCAGAAGAAGCCGGAGAGAAAAAATGGAGTTGAGGAGAATGGAGATGGAAATTCTCCGGGAATCAACAGCCACCGAGAAACAGTTGACGGATGCACTCCTCAAATACCTGGAGAAATAA